CAGACGGTTCTCCCCGAGTTCATGAAGGCTCGGCTACCGCGTATCAACATCTGGAGCGCCGCGTGTTCGTCAGGCGAAGAGCCCTACACGCTCGCGCTCCTCCTCGAGCAGTATTTCAGCCAGCACAGTCCCCGCTGCCCGTGGCAGATCGAGGCGACCGACATATCCAATCCCATTTTACTCAAGGCACGCGCGGGCGTGTATAAGACGGAAGCCTTGGATAAAATCTCCCCGACCCAGCTGCGCACCTATTTTAAGGAAGGCACGGGCGCGCAGGCGGGAACACATCAGGTGAAGCCCTCACTGCAGGAGCATATTCGTTTTCGTCAGCTCAATCTGCTCGGTGCATCGCTGCCGTTTTCGGAGCCATTTCAGATCATTTTTTGCCGCAATGTCATGATCTACTTTGACCGGGCGACACAGGAGGAACTGATCACCCGGTTGACTCGCCTGCTGATGCCCGGCGGCTACCTGCTGGTCGGTCATTCGGAGAGCCTCACGAGCATAAAACACTCCCTGCAACCAGTCCGGCCCGCGGTTTACCGCCGCGTCAAATAGCATCGGCCTCCGCCCCATGAGCCCGCCCAAGATTCGTGTGCTGATCGTGGATGACTCCGCCGTGGTGCGGAAACTCGTGACCGAGGCGCTCGCGCATGATCCAGCCATCGAGGTCGTCGGAACCGCTGTGGATCCGATCATCGCACGCACCAAAATCGAGCAGCTCAATCCCGATGTCATCACGCTCGACATCGAGATGCCGCGCATGGACGGGCTGACTTACCTGCGAGAAATCATGGAAACCCGGCCGCGACCGGTGATCATCATGAGTTCGCTTTCCAAAACCGGCTCCACGCAGGCGCTCGAAGCCTTGCGTCTCGGCGCCGTCGATGTGCTGGGAAAACCCGGCGGCGCGTATTCGTTTGGCGATCTCGGCCCCCAGCTCTGCGAAAAAATCAAAGCCGCCGCCGTGGCTCGTTTGCGCCCCAAGGAGCACACGCCGGCGCTCGCAACCGCACCCGCCTCGCTTCGCACCACGGCTGCCACGGCAATAAATTCCGGATCCACCTCCCCTTCCCCCCTGACCGCACGCGAGGTGGTTGCACGGATTCCCCTCAGCACCACGCATCGCCAGCACCATCCACGTCGCATCATTTTGCTGGGTGCTTCCACCGGAGGCACTGAAGCGCTGCGCTCCGTGCTCACGCGTCTGCCCGCAGGACTTCCCGGCATCGCCATTGTGCAGCACATACCGCCGGTATTTTCCAAAGCCTTCGCCGATCGCCTCAACACCTTGTGCGCGTTTCCCGTGCGCGAAGCCGTCGATGGCGACCGCCTCACGCCAAGCCTCGCGCTGATCGCTCCCGGCGGCCGTCACTTGGTTCTGCAGTGGAGCTCCGACGGCTACCGCGTGCGGCTCAGCGACTGGCCCGCCGTCTGGCACCAGCGCCCGGCCGTCGATATCCTGTTCAAATCGGCGGTCGAATGCGCAGGTCCCCAGGCGATTGCCGGCGTGTTTACCGGCATGGGCAAGGACGGCGCCGAGGGGCTGTTGCGCCTGCGCGAAAAAGGTGCACTGACCTTCTCGCAAGACGAGGCCAGCAGTATCGTTTACGGCATGCCGCGCGCAGCGTGGGAACAGGGCGGTTCTCAAAAACAGATCAGCCTGCCGATGGCCGCCCAACACATCGTATCGCTGGTCGAAACCACTTCAGCCGCGCCCCCGATGGCGGGCGACGCCCATCCCGCCTGAAATTATCCTCATTTTTCCCGTTATCCGCGCGCAACTGTGCCGATAAAGAGGCGAAACCATCCGTGCTGATTTCCACTTTATGAACCCGTCCGGTGATCCACATTCTCCGCGTATCCTTGTTGTCGATGACGAGGCCATCGTCTTGGGCGCGCTCAAGGAAACCCTCGAGCGCGACGGGCACCGGGTAACCGCCACCACCAGTCCGATCCGCGCGCTCGAGATGCTGCGTGACCAGGATTTTGCGGTGATCCTTTCCGACCATCGGATGCCCGAGATGATGGGTCTCGATTTCCTGATCGAGTCGCGAAAAATCCGCCCGAACGCCTCGCGTATTCTCATCACCGCGGTGCTCTCGCTGCCCACCATTGTGGAGGCGATCAACAAGGGTGAGATTTTCCGCTTCGTCGCCAAACCGTGGCTGCGCGAAGAGCTGGCCGCGACCATCCGCAACGCATTTCAACGCCACCATCTCGTCAGCGAAAACGAACGCCTCAGTGCCCAAACGCAGGAGCTCAACTCGCGCCTGATGGTCGCCAACGCCTCGCTCGCCCGGCAGGTCAAGGACCTCGAAAAACAAAAGTCGGCCCTCGACGCGGCCAATCAGGATCTCGCCACCAGTTACGACCACTCGCTCGATCTGTGCAGCCGTATTCTCGCGACGTATGACCCCTATCTCGGAGGCCAGACCAAGGCCGTGGTGGAGATCGCCCAATGCATGGCGGACACCAATCACTTCACCGATGGTGAACGTCACGCACTCCGCACCGGCGCGTGGCTGTGCGACCTCGGGCTGATCGGCATCCCGCGCGAGTTGTTGCGCGCTTTCCGCACGCATCCATCGCGCCTCACCGAGCGCGAGCGCGAGAGCATTCAGACCCACCCGATCTACAGCCAGACGCTCGCCTCTTACGTCGACACCAATCCGCTGGTGGCGGAAACGATCCGCGCCCACCACGAGCGTTTTGACGGCACGGGTTTCCCCGACGCCTTGCGCGCCCAATCGATTCCCTGGCCGGCAAGGTGTCTTGCCGTCGCCGTGTGTTTTGTCGAAAGCGGCCTGGCCAAGGAAAAAGCCATCGAAGCGATTCTTGCCGAGTCGGGAAAAGCCTTCGATCCCGAGGCCGTGCGCCTGTTTCTCAAGGTCACCCACCTGGTTCAACTACCACGGCAGGTGCACGAGATCATGCTCGAAGAACTGCAACCCGGCATGGTGCTCGCCAACGGTCTTTACAGTCCGCACGGCCTGCTTCTCGTCGGTGAAGGCCAGACCTTGAGCGCCAGCACCATCGCCAAGATTCGTAATCACAATCTCATCAGTGCGATCAGCCAGCGGCTGCTCGTATATTCCTGATACACCAACCATTTCATGGCGGGCTCCCCCACTATTTCGATGCTGTTTGCGCAGCGTGTGGTCATTGGCGTCGGCGACATCGCCGTTTCCAACAACAACATGGTCACGCTCACCACCTACGCGCTGGGATCCTGCATCGGAGTCGTTGCCTATGATCCCGTGAACAAAGCCGGAGGCATGTTTCATCTGATGCTGCCGGACTCGTCGATCTCCGCCGAGAAAGCCTGCAAGCAGCCCGCCATGTTTGCCGATACCGGCCTGCCTCTTTTTCTCCGTGAACTCGCCGGTGTGAAGGCCGACCGCAATCGCATCAAAATCTACCTCGCCGGAGGTGCCTGCGTGCTCAGCGGTCCCGACACTTTCAAGATCGGCGAACGAAATTCCGTCGCGATCAAAAGCCTGCTGGCTGCCCAGGGACTTCGCATAACGGGCTCCGATCTGGCCGGCACCTTGAATCGCACCTTGCATCTGGAACTCGCCACCGGACTGCTCACGGTTAAGCTTCCCGATCGGTGCGAAAAGATCACCCTCAACTGAGGGCGCGTCAGACTCCGGCGTGATCTGCGCGTTTAAAACGCCGGCAAAAAAATCCGCCTTAGAACGAGAGCTGCCCGTAGGTCAGTTTCTCCTTCATAATCCGGCTCGCGCGATCGAAGATCACCGGCAATGCGGACTCCAGCAACGCATTCGTAATGCCCCATTCCGACAGCAGTGGAGCATTCAGATTAAAGAGGAATCCATCATCGCCGACGCCGGGGCCCATCGAGGTCGCCAGAAACTTCGCCGCATGCACATGCACCAACAGTGGCAGTGCGGCCGCGGGCGCACTCGCCGTCGGCGGATTATATTGCGCCACCGCGATCAGCACCTCCGGAAAATTCCAGCGACGCAGCAGCATCGCCCCGACCTCCGCATGATTGTAACCCAGCACGGATTTTTCCGCCTCCAGCCAGGTGATGCCCTGCGACTCCTGACGCTCGCGAATCTCTCCAAAATGATTCGCACAGCTGTAAGCCACCGCCAGCTTGCCCACTTCGTGCAGCAGACCCGCCGTATAAGCCGTCTGCGGTTCAACGCGTCCGGTCTGTTCGGCCAGGTATTCCGCCGCCACCGCCGTCACGAGTGAGAACCGGCAAAAGTCGCTCGCCTCCCAACCAAAGCCTTTCACTGGGGTGTTCATCCACCGACCGGTCAAAGCCAGCGCCGCCAGGCGGTAAATCTCGCGCTGCCCCAGTCGTTGAATGGCGTCGCCGAGGTTATCCACACGATTATGCCCCGCTGAAAAATAAGCGGAGTTCGCCAGCCGCAACGTGGATACTGCCAGCGCCGTATCCAGTTTCACCACCGACTCGAACTCGGCCACGGACGAATCTTCACGCGACAGCACGTGAAGGATGCGTGGGATCAAAACCGGCGCGGCCGGAAGCCCGAGCGCCTGGGTGCAAACTTCGGCCAGAGTGGGAATCATGGGAATGAGCTCAGGCGGCGATCAGCGACGGGAGATCCAGAATAAGCGCGATGTTGCCATCACCGAGAATCGCGCCACCGGCGATGCCGGGGAGATTGGCGAGATAACCACCGAGGTTCTTTACGACCACCTCCTGCTTGCCCACCAATTCGTCCACCAGCAGCGCGGTGATGCGATCATGCGTCTCGATAATCACGAGGATACCGCTTTCCGGATTCTCGATCGCACCGGGAATCACAAATTGTCGATGCAAACGGCGGACCGGAACGATGTGTCCGCGGTGATCAAAGACTTCTCCACGACCATGCACCGTGATGATCGACTCCTTGTCGGGACGGAGCGCCATTTGCACGCTCGTGCTCGGGAGGATAAACCGGTCCATGCCCACGCGAACCACGAGTCCATCGATAATGGCGGTCGTCAGAGGAAGCTTGATTTTGAAAGTCGTGCCTTTTCCCAGCTCCGTGAGGATCTCGACCTTGCCGCGCAACTTGTCGATGTTGCGCTTCACCACGTCCATCCCGACGCCTCGACCGGAGACGGAGGTGACTTTCTCCGCCGTTGAAAATCCCGGCGCGAAGATGAGCTGTAAAATCTCATCCCGTCCCGGCGTTTCATCCGCCGACACGATACCTTTCTCGATCGCCTTGCGAAGAATGCGTTCGGGATCGATGCCGCGACCATCGTCGATGAGCTCGATGATGATATGAGAACCTTGATTGTAGGCCTTCAAGCTGAGCGAGCCCTGCTCGGACTTTCCGGCGGCGATGCGATCTGCGACGTTCTCAAGTCCGTGGTCGAGTGAATTACGCACCATGTGCACGAGCGGATCGGCGATCTCCTCGACCACGGTGCGATCCACCTCGGTGTCTTCACCCTCGGTTTGAAAAACGACTTTCTTGCCAAAATCCCGGGCCAGATCACGGGCCAGACGTTCCATTTTTTGGAACGTGGGTTTGATCGGCATGAGACGCAGCGACATGGCGTTACGCTGAAGCTCCTTGGTGATTCGGCCAAGTTGGGCGATGTTGCGCGAAAGCGGCGAATTGGGATCGGTCTGCCCCCGGGCGGACTCCGCGATCTGGCTCTGCACGATCACGAGTTCGCCGACCACATTCATCATCGAATCCAACTTCTCGGTGTTGACGCGGACGGTGCTCGAGGAGCCATTCCCGCGTGCTCCGGAGTTCGCCGTATCCACGGCGGTCAGCGGCAGCGGAACGCCATTTCCCATTTCTTCAGCCGGCGCACCGGTCATGGAAATCACCGGAGCCAGTGTTTTCACGGGAGCAGAGGAACCAACGGGTGGAACCGGTGCCGCCACG
This portion of the Rariglobus hedericola genome encodes:
- a CDS encoding CheR family methyltransferase, with the protein product MLDRDYEFIRGLVYTHSRINLGADKKELVSARLGKRLRATNLTTITDYCRYLQGPKASDEISHLIDVISTNHTYFFRENAHFDFLTQTVLPEFMKARLPRINIWSAACSSGEEPYTLALLLEQYFSQHSPRCPWQIEATDISNPILLKARAGVYKTEALDKISPTQLRTYFKEGTGAQAGTHQVKPSLQEHIRFRQLNLLGASLPFSEPFQIIFCRNVMIYFDRATQEELITRLTRLLMPGGYLLVGHSESLTSIKHSLQPVRPAVYRRVK
- a CDS encoding protein-glutamate methylesterase/protein-glutamine glutaminase, with the translated sequence MSPPKIRVLIVDDSAVVRKLVTEALAHDPAIEVVGTAVDPIIARTKIEQLNPDVITLDIEMPRMDGLTYLREIMETRPRPVIIMSSLSKTGSTQALEALRLGAVDVLGKPGGAYSFGDLGPQLCEKIKAAAVARLRPKEHTPALATAPASLRTTAATAINSGSTSPSPLTAREVVARIPLSTTHRQHHPRRIILLGASTGGTEALRSVLTRLPAGLPGIAIVQHIPPVFSKAFADRLNTLCAFPVREAVDGDRLTPSLALIAPGGRHLVLQWSSDGYRVRLSDWPAVWHQRPAVDILFKSAVECAGPQAIAGVFTGMGKDGAEGLLRLREKGALTFSQDEASSIVYGMPRAAWEQGGSQKQISLPMAAQHIVSLVETTSAAPPMAGDAHPA
- a CDS encoding HD domain-containing phosphohydrolase, translated to MNPSGDPHSPRILVVDDEAIVLGALKETLERDGHRVTATTSPIRALEMLRDQDFAVILSDHRMPEMMGLDFLIESRKIRPNASRILITAVLSLPTIVEAINKGEIFRFVAKPWLREELAATIRNAFQRHHLVSENERLSAQTQELNSRLMVANASLARQVKDLEKQKSALDAANQDLATSYDHSLDLCSRILATYDPYLGGQTKAVVEIAQCMADTNHFTDGERHALRTGAWLCDLGLIGIPRELLRAFRTHPSRLTERERESIQTHPIYSQTLASYVDTNPLVAETIRAHHERFDGTGFPDALRAQSIPWPARCLAVAVCFVESGLAKEKAIEAILAESGKAFDPEAVRLFLKVTHLVQLPRQVHEIMLEELQPGMVLANGLYSPHGLLLVGEGQTLSASTIAKIRNHNLISAISQRLLVYS
- a CDS encoding chemotaxis protein CheD, with product MAGSPTISMLFAQRVVIGVGDIAVSNNNMVTLTTYALGSCIGVVAYDPVNKAGGMFHLMLPDSSISAEKACKQPAMFADTGLPLFLRELAGVKADRNRIKIYLAGGACVLSGPDTFKIGERNSVAIKSLLAAQGLRITGSDLAGTLNRTLHLELATGLLTVKLPDRCEKITLN
- a CDS encoding HDOD domain-containing protein, with translation MIPTLAEVCTQALGLPAAPVLIPRILHVLSREDSSVAEFESVVKLDTALAVSTLRLANSAYFSAGHNRVDNLGDAIQRLGQREIYRLAALALTGRWMNTPVKGFGWEASDFCRFSLVTAVAAEYLAEQTGRVEPQTAYTAGLLHEVGKLAVAYSCANHFGEIRERQESQGITWLEAEKSVLGYNHAEVGAMLLRRWNFPEVLIAVAQYNPPTASAPAAALPLLVHVHAAKFLATSMGPGVGDDGFLFNLNAPLLSEWGITNALLESALPVIFDRASRIMKEKLTYGQLSF
- a CDS encoding chemotaxis protein CheA, which codes for MPISEHYHQALDDACNRLTAEISLARVGRDDGLIPAYSLMSDLVTATEDDAALHGPAVALRARLDALLDSARPFDQGTLDALHALLAWLRPAIEARVADQEVPVWQSTDEGQGIAGVSPAAVETEVPFQEQVLDLNMAENAELLTEFHAEAIDHLAQIESSLLKLDETPDDRDALNQLFRSFHTIKGVSGFLHLTPMHTLTHEVESLLDLARNGELRLNPTIVTAVLQSRDAVQSMIGQITVALEKGKTPTVIVPVGHLIRTVKALVKNPVASVAAPVPPVGSSAPVKTLAPVISMTGAPAEEMGNGVPLPLTAVDTANSGARGNGSSSTVRVNTEKLDSMMNVVGELVIVQSQIAESARGQTDPNSPLSRNIAQLGRITKELQRNAMSLRLMPIKPTFQKMERLARDLARDFGKKVVFQTEGEDTEVDRTVVEEIADPLVHMVRNSLDHGLENVADRIAAGKSEQGSLSLKAYNQGSHIIIELIDDGRGIDPERILRKAIEKGIVSADETPGRDEILQLIFAPGFSTAEKVTSVSGRGVGMDVVKRNIDKLRGKVEILTELGKGTTFKIKLPLTTAIIDGLVVRVGMDRFILPSTSVQMALRPDKESIITVHGRGEVFDHRGHIVPVRRLHRQFVIPGAIENPESGILVIIETHDRITALLVDELVGKQEVVVKNLGGYLANLPGIAGGAILGDGNIALILDLPSLIAA